From a region of the Falco peregrinus isolate bFalPer1 chromosome 5, bFalPer1.pri, whole genome shotgun sequence genome:
- the LOC106112896 gene encoding translation initiation factor IF-2-like, which produces MSPAAGRGFLPAPAGQRSPRGRRQGAGSSRPPASLARPAGTAPAAAPRRPARPSPPLPANGALGPRPPAPCRRRGQRPGERASAPAAFLSRGAGLGRLRLLARRGARRRWSRHPPGGGGAAPPRGAPCPGGGRPARLRAAVRGEGSDAAGGALRPPPPSSSRGDLGRGRGGGLRVRAPAGQWGAAPRRERAVPPPRSRPPSSRPEGRGEGAAPAGTRGPVPSAAAGGLSLREAAAGEGLTGTGRRGMTRSRAGPSEWPPAPRLLPGAAPPGPPAGPAAALRALVVPGGAGEPPLARLTFAMRKQHALQQTIQPFRIPPDTRGLLFPPLPPCFFSSLVYN; this is translated from the coding sequence ATGTCGCCTGCAGCTGGCCGCGGCTTCCTCCCCGCGCCCGCCGGGCAGCGCTCCCCTCGCGGCCGCCGCCAAGGGGCCGGCTccagccgcccgcccgcctccctCGCCCGCCCAGCCGGGACGGCaccggcggccgccccccgccggccTGCGCGGCcctccccgccgctccccgccaACGGGGCCTTgggcccgcggccgcccgcgCCCTGCCGGCGCCGCGGGCAGCGCCCGGGCGAGAGAGCGAGTGCCCCCGCGGCGTTCCTCAGCCGCGGCGCGGGGCTCGGCCGCCTCCGTCTCCtcgcccgccgcggggcccggcggcgctGGTCCCGTCACCCTCCCGGCGGGGGTGGTGCCGCGCCGCCGCGGGGAGCTCCGTGCCCTGGCGGGGGCCGGCCCGCCCGCCTGCGCGCCGCCGTGCGAGGGGAGGGGAGCGacgcggcggggggcgcgctCAGGCCGCCGCCACCATCTTCCTCACGGGGGGATTTGGGacggggaagggggggggggctgcgggtgcGCGCTCCCGCTGGCCAATGGGGCGCGGCGCCGCGGCGGGAGCGCGCAGTCCCCCCGCCCCGTTCCCGCCCCCCCTCTTCCCGGCCTGAGGGGCGCGGGGAGGGAGCGGCCCCCGCGGGCACTCGTGGCCCCGTCCCCTCCGCGGCGGCAGGGGGTCTGTCCCTCCGTGAGGCAGCGGCCGGAGAAGGGCTGACAGGGACGGGACGGCGCGGGATGACCCGCAGCCGGGCGGGTCCCTCAGAGtggccccccgccccgcggcttctcccgggcgctgccccccccGGTCCGCCGGCGGGTCCCGCTGCCGCCCTGAGGGCCCTGGTTGTTcccgggggggccggggagcCGCCGCTGGCACGGCTGACATTTGCCATGCGCAAACAACATGCACTCCAGCAAACAATTCAGCCGTTCCGCATCCCGCCGGACACTCGCgggctgctttttcctcctcttcccccctgttttttttcctcGCTTGTTTATAACTGA